A window of Castanea sativa cultivar Marrone di Chiusa Pesio chromosome 1, ASM4071231v1 contains these coding sequences:
- the LOC142605730 gene encoding RING-H2 finger protein ATL11-like: MTVQNRTHHSRSFLRHLQVNHGMAVASLVKIVVLFHMLLQVTAQNDTNGAMPQDPLSALKFDKRMALIMIILVSIFFFLGFLSVYTRQCADRRIRGRLDLAIAMGGSGRRSRRARGLDAEVIQSFPSFVYSSVKGLKIGQGALECAVCLNEFEDDETLRLLPKCSHVFHTDCIDAWLASHSTCPVCRANLVPKPGEIPRTIVLQMPEPDTNSSQPEIEEPLYCSHHPQDVLEASNVTTNQNQPHRSMSTGFKLFPRSYSMGHSLVQPRENQERFTLRLPEEVRSQLVSSTSTTLLNRTKSCAVAFPTVRSSRRGFRSASGGIGRTYDRFARSDHWRFSFTPNFISRTGSARSPKVEVDYVGEKSSDPLRPDGNV, translated from the coding sequence ATGACAGTCCAGAACAGAACCCATCACAGCCGTTCGTTTCTCAGACACTTACAAGTCAATCATGGAATGGCAGTGGCTTCGTTGGTCAAGATTGTTGTTCTGTTCCACATGTTGTTACAAGTCACAGCACAGAACGACACAAACGGAGCTATGCCACAGGACCCATTGTCTGCGCTCAAGTTCGACAAGCGCATGGCTTTGATTATGATAATCCTCGTAagtattttcttcttcctaGGATTTCTGTCCGTGTACACGCGCCAGTGCGCAGATCGTAGGATTCGCGGTCGGCTCGACTTAGCTATTGCCATGGGAGGAAGTGGAAGACGCTCCAGAAGGGCGCGTGGGCTCGACGCGGAGGTCATACAGTCGTTCCCATCTTTCGTTTACTCCTCTGTGAAAGGACTGAAAATCGGTCAGGGCGCGTTGGAGTGTGCAGTGTGCTTGAACGAGTTCGAAGATGATGAAACGCTGCGTTTGTTGCCCAAATGTAGTCACGTGTTCCACACAGATTGTATTGACGCGTGGCTTGCCTCTCACTCTACGTGCCCAGTTTGTCGAGCCAACTTGGTTCCCAAACCCGGGGAAATACCTCGGACAATTGTGCTCCAAATGCCCGAGCCAGATACCAATTCGAGTCAACCCGAAATCGAGGAACCCTTATATTGCTCCCATCATCCCCAAGATGTATTAGAAGCATCAAATGTAACAACCAATCAGAACCAGCCACATAGGTCAATGTCAACCGGATTCAAGTTATTTCCAAGATCATACTCAATGGGTCACTCGTTGGTTCAACCGAGAGAGAATCAAGAGAGGTTTACGCTAAGGTTACCAGAAGAGGTACGGAGTCAGCTTGTGAGTTCGACTTCGACGACGTTGTTGAATCGAACAAAAAGTTGTGCGGTGGCGTTTCCTACAGTGAGGAGTTCGAGGAGGGGTTTTAGGAGTGCAAGTGGGGGCATTGGGCGTACCTATGACCGGTTTGCTCGGTCCGACCATTGGCGGTTCTCATTCACGCCTAATTTTATTTCTCGAACTGGTTCGGCTCGATCCCCGAAAGTTGAGGTGGACTACGTTGGTGAAAAGTCCTCTGATCCACTCCGGCCCGATGGTAATGTTTAG
- the LOC142621568 gene encoding uncharacterized protein LOC142621568: MDELRNAIKEKTDRSVDRIVRTIDSPFTAAALKCPVPSKFRLPQLEQFDGLKDPLDHLNTFKTTLGLQQPSNEIMCRSFPTTLKGTVREWFTKLPTSSIDNFEQLSSSFLCHFVGGQCSKRPADHLLTIKQGEKETLRSYVKRFTRETLEVDEVDDEVQLTTFKAGLKSREFVISLTKNPPKKMAEMLLKAQKYMNAEDALAAIKDVEKTGDKGAKEDDRRGRKRE, encoded by the coding sequence ATGGATGAATTAAGGAACGCtatcaaagaaaaaacagaTCGAAGTGTGGATAGGATAGTCAGGACCATAGACTCCCCCTTCACGGCAGCAGCTCTTAAGTGTCCGGTACCATCGAAGTTTCGTCTGCCTCAACTCGAACAATTTGATGGGCTAAAGGATCCTTTGGACCATCTCAACACTTTCAAGACAACGCTAGGTCTCCAACAACCCTCCAACGAAATAATGTGCCGCTCTTTCCCTACTACTCTTAAAGGGACTGTGAGGGAATGGTTCACGAAGCTACCTACCTCATCCATTGACAACTTCGAACAGCTAAGTAGTTCCTTCCTATGCCACTTCGTAGGAGGGCAATGCTCGAAGAGGCCAGCAGACCATTTACTCACCATCAAGCAGGGAGAGAAAGAGACCCTGAGGTCATACGTGAAGCGCTTTACCCGCGAGACTTTGGAAGTAGACGAAGTTGATGACGAGGTGCAATTGACAACCTTTAAAGCTGGATTGAAGTCCAGAGAGTTCGTGATTTCACTCACGAAGAATCCCCCTAAGAAGATGGCAGAAATGCTCCTGAAGGCacaaaagtacatgaacgctGAAGATGCTCTAGCCGCAATAAAGGACGTGGAGAAAACCGGTGACAAGGGAGCAAAGGAAGACGATCGCAGAGGACGAAAAAGGGAGTGA
- the LOC142621563 gene encoding uncharacterized protein LOC142621563 — translation MDEVNKLLSSFIREVYYPDWLANVILVKKANRKWRMCVDTNLNKTCPKDSFPLPKIDQLVDSTVRHKLLTFMDAFSGYNQIKMAEEDQEKIAFITSQGLYCYKVMPFSLKNAEATDQSISYSRKCSLDLRRGQETTPSLLRQPCFPEGRSQVPKKREDCICISSSFAQAETWAIELSQFDIEYHPKTAIKAQALADFIAEFTFPEEDSNSDKIERWTIQTDDLSTQKKGGARVVIITLEGEMLKYGVQLKFPATNNEAEYEGILTGLRVGKALEAKKIPRSKNMLADEIAKLASSKEGSMSYIDLKVEVPKHPSIEEVPTFVDARELVKKCDRCQRFGNVQQLPAETLITIASPWPFAQWGIDIVYPLPRGKGQVKFLLVAIDYFTKTTTRTPAGETPFRLTYSTEAVILVKMGISSVRQETFHEESNDDQLKINLDCLDKIRDEAFNRLTKYQQKMAEYYNKRVKLRRLEIGDLVLLKLTSATKDLAQGKLGPTWEGPYWVVHYSRQGRYNLETLDGQRLPRSWNTKHLKKYHQ, via the exons ATGGACGAGGTTAACAAGCTGTTGTCAAGCTTTATTCGAGAAGTCTACTACCCAGATTGGCTCGCCAATGTCATtttagtgaagaaagcaaacaggaaatggagaatgtgtgtggacaCGAACCTAAACAAAACTTGCCCAAAAGACAGCTTTCCTCTACCCAAGATAGACCAGCTCGTGGATTCTACAGTAAGGCATAAACTATTGAcgttcatggatgcattctcgGGATACAATCAAATAAAGATGGCTGAAGAAGACCAAGAGAAAATTGCTTTTATCACGAGTCAAGGGCTCtattgctataaggtaatgcccttcagTCTGAAGAATGCAGAGGCAACTGACCAAAG TATCAGCTACAGTCGTAAGTGCAGCCTTGATTTGAGAAGAGGACAAGAAACAACTCCCAGTTTACTACGTCAGCCATGCTTTCCAGAGGGCAGAAGCCAAGTACCCAAGAAACGAGAAGATTGCATTTGCATTAGTAGTAGCTTCGCACAAGCTGAGACT TGGGCGATTGAGCTTAGCCAATTTGACATTGAATACCACCCCAAGACAGCAATTAAGGCGCAGGCTTTGGCGGATTTCATTGCCGAGTTCACCTTCCCAGAAGAGGATAGCAACTCTGACAAGATAGAGCGTTGGACGATACAGACCGACGATTTGTCCACCCAAAAGAAGGGAGGAGCAAGGGTCGTCATTATCACCCTAGAAGGAGAAATGCTTAAATATGGGGTCCAGCTAAAATTCCCGGCCACcaataatgaagctgagtatgaaggaATATTGACGGGGTTAAGGGTCGGGAAAGCATTAGAAGCAAAAAAG ATCCCAAGAAGCAAGAACATGCTAGCAGATGAAATCGCAAAGCTAGCATCATCAAAAGAAGGATCAATGAGCTACATAGACTTGAAAGTGGAAGTCCCGAAGCACCCTAGTATTGAAGAAGTCCCTACGTTT GTAGACGCAAGGGAGCTTGTCAAGAAGTGCGACAGGTGCCAGAGATTTGGGAATGTCCAACAACTTCCAGCAGAGACACTAATAACGATAGCCTCCCCTTGgccatttgcacaatggggaattGATATCGTCTATCCACTGCCACGAGGTAAGGGACAGGTAAAATTTCTACTAGTTGCTATTGATTACTTTACAAA GACTACAACAAGGACCCCAGCAGGAGAGACTCCCTTTAGACTCACTTACAGCACTGAAGCAGTAATCCTGGTCAAGATGGGAATAAGCAGCGTCAGACAAGAGACATTCCATGAAGAAAGCAACGACGATCAATTAAAGATCAACCTGGATTGCTTGGACAAGATCAGAGATGAAGCCTTCAACAGATTGACGAAGTATCAGCAGAAGATGGCCGAATACTACAACAAAAGAGTAAAGCTTAGACGACTTGAAATAGGGGACCTTGTTTTGCTCAAACTCACCTCGGCAACCAAGGATCTAGCCCAAGGAAAACTCGGTCCaacctgggaaggaccctactgGGTCGTCCATTACTCAAGACAAGGCCGTTACAACCTGGAGACCTTAGACGGACAAAGACTTCCACGATCATGGAACACTAagcacttgaagaagtaccatcAATAG
- the LOC142621553 gene encoding uncharacterized protein LOC142621553: MEVLGAFISEKCEAKLWDPIVASRGGLAFSHLFFADNLVLFAKADQKNCTAIKDALNTFCELSSEKVSVDKFQVFFSPNTPQHTRDNLCNVLEFRSTPSLGKYLGFPIKHTSISQDFGAVIDHVQSRLASWKTHLLSFAGRLVLTQATIATIPNYYMQYASLPPKITQCVDKLCCNFLWGSTNNKKKLHLVNWRKITKPKEYGGLRLQSAKEKNIALLAKLNWRFHQEKDNLWARVLSHKYRPRPRQPLSRPRTCSAIWTALKKGEKVFKSGTKWIVGNDSNLREGPVKSLIMDPLNRGEDSLLLKDIVHNNSWDWGRLSFVFPAAFHQKIKATPIPIVAGGVDRLSWSSSPNGDFELKEAYRLACLTEKSNQFDSFMGSWVWEVLTLPKIKCFLWQCAHQSIPVRDVFTERGRSSGGGKIRNSNGEWVSGYARAIGTTTSVAAELWALRDGLNLCISLNLQAMEIELDAKLVVDLISKEGSKPNNNDVIVTDCREGLKKIPRVRVLHCNREANKCADALAREFAPILKAKDLSLKCWFESLVSERRAMPEVRSSELETGLLSSDDPAEGNTAVSVPQVVMAFHALEEVCGLDGETLSRFKDRFQFPDGVRVRLPHEEE; the protein is encoded by the exons ATGGAGGTTCTAGGGGCATTTATATCAGAAAAATGTGAAGCCAAGCTTTGGGATCCTATAGTGGCTTCTAGAGGGGGGTTAGCCTTCTCTCATCTGTTTTTTGCTGATAATCTCGTATTATTTGCAAAGGCTGATCAGAAAAATTGCACGGCGATCAAAGATGCTCTTAACACCTTCTGTGAGCTATCCAGTGAAAAGGTAAGCGTAGATAAATTTCAAGTGTTTTTCTCCCCTAACACACCCCAACACACTAGGGATAATCTGTGCAATGTATTGGAGTTTCGGTCTACCCCTTCCTTAGGGAAGTACCTTGGTTTTCCGATCAAGCACACTtctatatctcaagactttggAGCTGTCATTGATCACGTTCAAAGTCGTCTTGCGAGTTGGAAAACCCACCTTCTCTCTTTTGCAGGTAGACTTGTCCTTACCCAGGCAACCATTGCTACTATTCCTAATTACTATATGCAATATGCCTCTCTTCCTCCAAAAATAACTCAATGTGTGGATAAGTTATGCTGTAATTTCCTTTGGGGTTCTactaataataagaagaaactTCACTTAGTGAATTGGAGGAAAATTACCAAACCCAAAGAGTATGGAGGTCTTAGGCTGCAATCTgccaaggaaaaaaatattgccCTCCTAGCCAAGCTTAATTGGCGCTTTcaccaggagaaagacaactTGTGGGCTCGTGTCCTCTCTCATAAATACAGACCTCGGCCAAGGCAGCCCCTCTCAAGGCCTAGAACCTGTTCTGCCATCTGGACAGCTctaaaaaaaggagaaaaagtgTTCAAAAGTGGCACAAAGTGGATTGTAGGGAATGACAGCAACTTGAGGGAAGGACCAGTTAAAAGCCTCATTATGGATCCTTTGAATAGGGGAGAGGATTCTTTACTGCTCAAAGACATTGTTCATAATAATAGCTGGGATTGGGGGAGgttatcttttgtttttccaGCAGCCTTCcatcaaaaaattaaagcaacTCCGATTCCCATTGTTGCAGGTGGTGTAGATCGGTTATCTTGGTCATCTTCCCCCAATGGTGATTTTGAATTAAAAGAAGCTTATAGACTGGCTTGCCTGACGGAGAAATCTAACCAATTCGATTCCTTTATGGGAAGTTGGGTTTGGGAAGTTCTTACGCTTCCAAAAATCAAATGTTTTCTTTGGCAATGTGCTCACCAAAGCATACCAGTTAGAGATGTTTTTACTGAGCGAG GGCGTTCTAGTGGAGGAGGTAAAATTAGAAACTCCAATGGTGAATGGGTTAGCGGGTATGCTAGAGCTATCGGTACCACCACTAGTGTTGCAGCAGAACTTTGGGCATTGAGAGATGGTCTTAACCTCTGCATTTCACTAAACCTTCAAGCCATGGAAATTGAACTTGATGCAAAGCTTGTTGTTGATCTTATTAGCAAAGAGGGAAGCAAGCCTAACAACAATGATGTGATAGTTACAGACTGTAGAGAGGGACTCAAGAAAATTCCCAGAGTGAGAGTTCTTCATTGTAATAGAGAAGCCAACAAATGTGCGGATGCCCTTGCTCGCGAGTTCGCTCCAATT CTGAAGGCTAAGGATCTTAGCTTAAAATG TTGGTTTGAGAGTTTGGTGAGTGAGAGAAGGGCAATGCCTGAGGTGAGATCGAGCGAACTTGAGACTGGGTTGTTATCTAGTGACGACCCCGCAGAGGGGAACACCGCTGTCTCCGTTCCTCAAGTGGTTATGGCTTTTCACGCCCTTGAGGAGGTGTGTGGTTTGGACGGGGAGACACTCTCTAGGTTTAAGGATAGATTTCAATTTCCAGATGGGGTTAGGGTTCGTCTTCCTCATGAGGAGGAATGA
- the LOC142621566 gene encoding uncharacterized protein LOC142621566 encodes MFFLEEDARRVKQPHDDPLVIMLTIEGFNTRRILINNDSSANIIYLSAFQQLKLNPERLRPFNSPFVSFNGHRVYPKGIVTLTVTVGTHPRQLTLQLDFLVVNCPLSYNVIIGKPTFNRWRAATSTYCLKVKFPTENGVEKVKGDQVLVRECYQAVLAAKENHTWMIEEK; translated from the coding sequence ATGTTTTTCTTGGAAGAAGATGCTAGAAGAGTGAAGCAGCCTCATGACGATCCCTTGGTCATAATGCTCACAATAGAAGGATTCAACACCAGGAGAATCCTCATAAACAATGATAGCTCTGCAAATATCATCTACCTTTCTGCTTTTCAACAGCTGAAGCTAAATCCAGAAAGGTTGCGCCCATTTAACTCCCCCTTCGTTAGCTTCAATGGACACAGGGTATATCCTAAAGGCATAGTGACACTGACGGTCACTGTGGGGACTCACCCGAGGCAACTGACTCTCCAATTGGACTTTTTGGTGGTTAACTGCCCTTTGTCTTACAATGTGATTATAGGAAAGCCCACATTCAACCGTTGGAGAGCGGCCACGTCCACCTATTGCTTGAAGGTAAAGTTCCCAACAGAAAATGGTGTCGAAAAGGTGAAAGGGGATCAAGTACTAGTCAGAGAATGCTACCAAGCCGTGCTAGCTGCAAAAGAAAACCATACATGGATGATTGAGGAGAAGTAA